The Branchiostoma lanceolatum isolate klBraLanc5 chromosome 3, klBraLanc5.hap2, whole genome shotgun sequence DNA segment CAGTGCACGCCATCCTTCACGCGCCGCTGCAGCTGGTAGCGGAAGTTGTAGTGCATGTCCAGGACGTCGTACCCATGGGACACCACCACGTCACGGGCATAGTAGTTTGCCTCCAGGATGTCGAGTCTCAGCGTCTCGTTTTTGAACTCCACCTCTGGGATGAGGAAGCCGCCGCGCACGCTGTTTGCCACAGGGAGGGTGGTGTTCCAGATGACGAGTATCTGCTCAGGGAGGACCTCCTTGAACCGACCAAACAGTTTCTTCAGGTTCTTCTTGTACATCGGTACTGAACTCGGGCCATacctggggtgggaggggggcatgcttGTGTCAGTATCAGCCTAGGCATGCCATGGCAAGTATTCATGTATAATGTGCTGTTGTTTTCTAGGCAAGTTGAAGTCAGCAAATTAGACACTATTCGAGCTCAGCAAACTCATATATTGGGAACAAACATACCAACTATATTTTGTATAGTATGCTAGCCTTTCTTAGTAACCTATCAGGGAGAAATACTGATAACAACAACCCTGATTGAGAAAATCCTAACATCTCACGAAAGACATCGTGAACAAAGGAACCGTGTCCTGACCTTGTGATGTCCCAGAGACAGGAGTTCATGATGAGGACGTCAGGCTGGGGCTCGTCTGCCAGGTCAGCCAGGATGGTCTCCATGTAATCACTGTAAGAACGGGTGGTGAAGTAGAACCTGTGGAAGAACAGGAAACAAAATCTGATTAAGAAACATTCATGCAGCATAAACATGtctaaaacaaaaatgaagatgaCAATGGAAACCTTTTACGTGATTATATTTTAGTATAAGTCTAGTTGGTTTGCTTTAAACCAGGTACATAAGGCTTTTTCAGTCTTGCTGACTGAAATCAGCATTTCTACGCAGTTACAACATCTATTTTAAatacctggtgtgttacaccatgaggcagtttacctggTATGCAATACGAACAAATACCCTGTCAAGCTTGCCtttcatggtgctgaaatgccatcccTAACCCACCAACTGACCAAGCCAGGCAACATTGCAACTTATCACAGCAAAAATGCTatcatgtgttttttaaaatcaattatTGCATCAGGGAAAACACTGTGATGGCTGCATAAACTGATTCCTCCCACCCCAAACCCAACCACACACCACCCAACGGTAAAGTCTTCTGttcaaaacaaatcaacagctttACATCCAACCCATCTCTGTTTTAAAACAAATCCCAGGCAGTAACCTACCTGATGAGATGATGGTCAGTCCGGTACTGTCGCACTTCCCTGTAGTTCAGCTTGTTGGTCATCTCCCCCAGCCGTCCCCCCTCCACCAACACATCACCCTCAAAGTGAAGCTCCCCCTGGAAGATACAGGTGGTAATACACATGTTCAGCAAAGGCTTTTCAAAAGAAACTACATCTGTAGACTCAGTAGAGGGTCCTTATGCTTATTCCCTATAGCCTGCCTACAATCAATACATTAAACAGGTACCATACAACACAGCAGtaaaaatgctttgtatatacatgtaccatcctTCCACTTATAATTAGCAACATACTCAAGTGCATGTAGCACTTTGTCATATTCCTATTCACATGAAACTCTATCTTTAAAGTtggtaaaacaaaaaaatatatgagaAATTTGTAACCTAATCTGCAGGTAATCTTGAGTCACATACCATCTATAGGAACAAGTCTGAAGTAaagaaaatatgtatattttgtagtAATTTATTACCTTAGCCTTGAGTTGTCCTTCCTGAAGATAGCGGTTCCCCTGTAGTAGGACCACCATGTCTTTGTAGATTCCACGTTGGACTGGAGGAAAATGAGCACATGTGTCAATGTGCATTCATACATCGCTATGGTTCACTTCAAGTAATGGTGCAGCAAGTCCAAATTACGCCAAATGAACTTGACTTTCTGAGTTAATTTTCTAAATTTCTAttctaaaacaaaaatgaagactaaGGTCTCAGAAACCAATATTCCTGGACATGTAGTTAACATGGCTGGATTTTTACAATAAAGATATGACAAATACcagccaaacaaaacaaacaaaaatgacacTTACTGGAGTCGCCAATGATGACCACAAATTTGTTGTGGAGAAGTTTCGTCATGTCATCAGCCAGGAAGATTGCCATTTTGCTGTACTCTGGTCAAGAACTGGAACAACAAACCAAAAGAACAGAAGTCAGAAACACATACagtgatacagtcaaacctggtatCCAGTTACGTACCTGAGGACACAGCCCTTATTACTTTAAAGTATGTGCATGACAGTTATGTCCCTTTTAGATCTAAACAGAAAATGCTTCTAA contains these protein-coding regions:
- the LOC136430776 gene encoding PC-esterase domain-containing protein 1A-like, whose product is MAIFLADDMTKLLHNKFVVIIGDSIQRGIYKDMVVLLQGNRYLQEGQLKAKGELHFEGDVLVEGGRLGEMTNKLNYREVRQYRTDHHLIRFYFTTRSYSDYMETILADLADEPQPDVLIMNSCLWDITRYGPSSVPMYKKNLKKLFGRFKEVLPEQILVIWNTTLPVANSVRGGFLIPEVEFKNETLRLDILEANYYARDVVVSHGYDVLDMHYNFRYQLQRRVKDGVHWNQEAHRRMTNLLLSHVTEAWGYKLPRHVLPFDLPPQHDTPRQYQSNPNIHSFTDPPRPVRYVNSSWPHHHHASPVGLNLPIRVTPEERYGGPIGKPVLAEPLDNHMQCNFQISFQPNMFNGVDFAGRDYLSQNYLQNIQHAWDGGRNRLVQRGWPTERYTPYDMHQRIANTHRNISVNVVSGGYHSRGRHNRR